In Ptiloglossa arizonensis isolate GNS036 chromosome 6, iyPtiAriz1_principal, whole genome shotgun sequence, a single window of DNA contains:
- the LOC143148485 gene encoding uncharacterized protein LOC143148485 isoform X1, producing the protein MPRYAYRRVLRKFHGTHEQKFMPVATRFPILALVARPRGTRKRFSRGNGARKTRVGDIGYAGSHPAGTTSEKEKNGTPSESVAPLSHGIRTPKRTVFRVLASAGLSLPRRNQRGRSRRRRRTSGRGEKRRRRRTRRRRRRRVNPGKIPPAEEETTRGERERGEKRPKERTGPEVDHTHIERT; encoded by the exons ATGCCACGATACGCGTACCGTCGCGTCTTACGTAAATTCCACGGCACGCACGAACAAAAATTCATGCCTGTCGCGACGAGGTTTCCCATCCTTGCACTCGTTGCGCGGCCAAGAGGAACTCGGAAGAGGTTTTCGCGGGGAAACGGTGCGAGGAAGACGAGAGTCGGGGACATCGGATACGCCGGATCCCATCCCGCGGGTACCACttcggagaaagagaaaaacggaACCCCGAGCGAGTCCGTGGCTCCGCTCTCTCACGGTATTCGTACCCCGAAGCGGACGGTGTTCCGAGTTCTCGCTAGCGCGGGACTCTCGTTACCG CGGCGAAACCAACGGGGACGGTcccggagaaggaggagaaccaGTGGAAGGGgagagaagaggaggaggagaagaacgaggaggaggaggaggaggagggtcaACCCGGGGAAGATACCACCGGCAGAAGAGGAAACAACCCGAGGGGAGAGGGAACGGGGAGAAAAAAGGCCGAAAGAAAGGACGGGACCAGAGGTGGACCACACACACATCGAGCGAACGTGA